A single window of Eleginops maclovinus isolate JMC-PN-2008 ecotype Puerto Natales chromosome 19, JC_Emac_rtc_rv5, whole genome shotgun sequence DNA harbors:
- the LOC134881662 gene encoding LOW QUALITY PROTEIN: G2/M phase-specific E3 ubiquitin-protein ligase-like (The sequence of the model RefSeq protein was modified relative to this genomic sequence to represent the inferred CDS: inserted 2 bases in 1 codon): MQDQTLPKEDVPVSDILKELAEKIDSIGISRFNINRSNVLDGAIQGLKRLTFSPCNTLNVSCSDDKGATEEAIDLGGPRREFLRLLMQXPESEMFEGREGHRNLALDFRALREDKYFYAGTAIALSLVHGGPLPCFLSKTLFTGISEGADQSELEDVTDSDLRDKLTKVSEATTLHDLQLSVEPISDYLATAGCLRLLTSLTDKYPLLEDILMFHVVHRVRAPLERFKDGLKTLGVLPKIQQHPEAFRPLLCYNPPTLTADSLDCLFTINWSKDGSNSRIGENKTVAFWRDFLQDVEEEKKMTLESILTFTTGSNVVPPMGFSPQPSLEFLHGGGKYPIANTCINCLRLPLHSEYEPFKEAMEFAIQNTYGFGMA; this comes from the exons ATGCAAGACCAGAC GCTCCCCAAAGAAGATGTCCCAGTCAGTGACATTCTGAAGGAATTGGCAGAGAAAATCGATAGCATTGGAATTTCAAGATTCAACATAAATCGCTCCAATGTTCTTGACGGGGCCATACAGGGTCTTAAAAGGTTGACATTCAGCCCATGCAATACTTTGAATGTGAGTTGTTCTGACGATAAGGGGGCGACTGAGGAAGCTATTGACCTTGGGGGGCCAAGAAGAGAATTTCTTCGCCTTCTAATGCA ACCAGAGTCCGAGATGTTTGAGGGACGCGAAGGCCATCGCAACTTGGCTCTAGATTTCAGAG CTTTACGTGAGGACAAATATTTTTATGCAGGAACTGCCATTGCCCTCAGCCTGGTCCATGGCGGTCCACTGCCATGTTTTCTGTCAAAGACTCTTTTCACGGGCATATCCGAGGGAGCAGACCAGTCAGAGCTGGAAGACGTCACTGATTCTGATCTGCGCGACAAACTAACAAAG GTTTCTGAAGCCACGACACTACATGACCTGCAGCTGTCTGTGGAGCCTATCAGCGACTACTTGGCCACCGCTGGCTGCTTAAGGCTCTTAACATCCTTGACCGACAAATATCCACTGCTGGAGGACATCCTGATGTTCCACGTGGTCCATCGTGTTCGGGCACCGTTGGAGCG ATTCAAAGACGGGCTGAAAACCCTAGGCGTGTTGCCGAAAATACAACAGCACCCAGAGGCATTTCGCCCGCTGCTGTGCTACAACCCTCCCACGCTCACAGCCGACTCTCTGGATTGTCTCTTCACCATCAACTGGTCCAAGGATGGGAGCAACTCCCGGATTGGCGAGAACAAGACAGTGGCATTTTGGAGGGACTTCCTTCAGGATGTAGAAG aagagaagaaaatgactTTGGAATCTATTCTTACCTTCACTACGGGGTCTAATGTGGTTCCACCGATGGGGTTCTCCCCTCAGCCATCCTTGGAATTCCTTCATGGTGGAGGAAAATATCCAATTGCAAACACTTGCATAAACTGCTTACGGCTGCCCCTTCACTCAGAATACGAGCCTTTCAAGGAGGCAATGGAGTTTGCCATCCAAAACACATATGGATTTGGTATGGCTTAG